One window of Eisenibacter elegans DSM 3317 genomic DNA carries:
- a CDS encoding STAS domain-containing protein → MKYSIDKEPKYILLKFHEERLDATVSPEVKATFISLNAEGMRNLVLDLSEVKYVDSSGLSALLIANRLCSDAGGSLILAALTDHVMKLIKISQLEKVLTLLPTVEEAVEHIFMTELENDLRAGQEDVEDE, encoded by the coding sequence ATGAAATATTCTATAGACAAAGAACCCAAATACATCTTGCTCAAGTTTCACGAAGAAAGACTTGATGCTACTGTCTCTCCTGAGGTAAAAGCCACGTTTATCTCCCTCAATGCCGAAGGAATGCGCAATCTTGTGCTCGACCTAAGCGAAGTAAAATATGTGGATTCTTCAGGCCTAAGCGCATTGTTGATTGCCAACCGCCTCTGCTCTGATGCAGGCGGGAGCTTGATTTTGGCGGCCCTCACCGACCACGTGATGAAGCTCATCAAAATCTCTCAGCTTGAAAAAGTGCTTACCTTACTGCCTACTGTCGAAGAGGCGGTAGAACATATTTTTATGACAGAGCTGGAGAATGACTTGCGCGCCGGCCAAGAAGATGTAGAAGACGAATAG
- a CDS encoding phosphoribosylaminoimidazolesuccinocarboxamide synthase has translation MSTAVITQTDFSFPSLKARYQGKVRDVYYFEHQLVVVSTDRLSAFDVVLPRAIPYKGQVLNLLSYYFMQQTPEVPHWITAVPHANVAVGRRCEALPVEMIIRGYLAGSAWRAYAQGQRVFNGNKLPEGLRENDALPEPILTPSTKAAQGNHDEDISTEELLSRGLLTPEQYEIIAQYTRQLFARGTTIAAEKGLILADTKYEFGIFDGKIYLIDEIHTPDSSRYFDADGFAQRQERGEAQPQRSKEMVRKWLMSQGFQGLAGQQIPEMTEEWALQISQAYIQLYEQLTGQAFVPQTANTDAIAQQINTYLNS, from the coding sequence ATGAGCACTGCGGTGATTACCCAAACAGACTTTTCTTTTCCCAGCCTCAAAGCACGCTACCAAGGCAAAGTACGCGACGTATATTATTTTGAGCATCAGTTGGTAGTAGTATCCACCGATCGTTTGTCGGCTTTTGATGTGGTACTACCCAGAGCTATTCCTTACAAAGGACAGGTGCTCAACTTGTTGTCATATTATTTTATGCAACAAACCCCCGAAGTACCACATTGGATTACGGCTGTTCCTCACGCCAATGTGGCCGTTGGTAGGCGCTGTGAAGCGCTTCCGGTCGAGATGATTATCCGAGGCTACCTTGCGGGCAGCGCTTGGCGTGCCTATGCCCAAGGGCAGCGCGTGTTCAATGGCAACAAACTCCCTGAAGGCCTTCGCGAAAACGACGCCTTGCCCGAGCCTATCCTCACCCCCAGTACCAAGGCCGCCCAAGGCAATCACGATGAAGATATCAGCACCGAGGAGCTCCTCTCTCGCGGCCTGCTCACCCCCGAACAATACGAAATCATCGCCCAATATACCCGCCAGCTTTTTGCCCGAGGGACAACAATTGCCGCTGAAAAAGGGTTGATTTTGGCGGATACCAAATATGAATTTGGTATCTTTGATGGCAAGATTTACCTTATCGATGAAATACATACTCCTGATTCCTCTCGCTACTTTGATGCCGATGGCTTTGCCCAACGCCAAGAGCGAGGAGAAGCGCAGCCCCAACGCTCCAAAGAAATGGTGCGCAAATGGCTGATGAGCCAAGGCTTTCAGGGCTTGGCCGGGCAGCAAATCCCTGAAATGACAGAAGAATGGGCCTTGCAGATTTCACAGGCCTATATCCAGCTCTACGAACAGCTTACCGGACAGGCTTTTGTGCCCCAAACGGCCAACACAGATGCTATTGCCCAACAGATAAATACATATTTAAACTCCTAA
- a CDS encoding carboxylesterase family protein — MGKPSIGQDEHCQELSITLPRTNSTAPLPVMVWIHGGSYTSGAAKPDYRQYYFGAKYKRFANQLQCFSCVDS; from the coding sequence ATTGGGAAGCCCTCCATTGGCCAAGATGAGCACTGTCAAGAGCTGTCTATCACCCTTCCCAGAACCAACAGTACTGCCCCGCTGCCTGTGATGGTTTGGATACACGGGGGCTCTTATACTTCTGGCGCGGCAAAACCTGATTATCGTCAATATTATTTTGGAGCAAAGTACAAGCGTTTTGCAAATCAACTCCAATGCTTTAGTTGTGTAGACTCCTGA
- a CDS encoding nuclear transport factor 2 family protein, which yields MHPNEQKIKDFYHHLQQRDAQQMANLYTDNAYFKDAIFELRGAELKAMWQMLCKNATADFVVTCQNIHATDTEGSAEWEARYTFSRTGKKVHNRIKARFLFKDGKVYNHIDTFDFWRWARQAFGPMGLLMGWTPAFKNKVKGAVNQGLQKFMAETKA from the coding sequence ATGCACCCTAACGAACAAAAAATCAAAGATTTTTATCATCACCTTCAGCAAAGAGATGCACAGCAAATGGCCAATCTATACACAGATAATGCCTACTTCAAAGATGCTATTTTTGAGCTAAGAGGCGCAGAGCTGAAAGCCATGTGGCAGATGCTTTGCAAAAACGCTACGGCTGACTTTGTGGTTACCTGCCAAAATATCCACGCCACAGACACAGAAGGCTCGGCAGAGTGGGAGGCCAGGTACACCTTTTCGCGCACAGGCAAGAAGGTACATAACCGAATCAAAGCCCGGTTTTTATTCAAGGATGGAAAGGTATACAATCATATTGATACTTTTGATTTTTGGCGATGGGCACGGCAGGCTTTCGGACCGATGGGGCTTTTGATGGGTTGGACTCCCGCTTTCAAAAACAAAGTAAAGGGTGCAGTAAATCAAGGGTTGCAAAAGTTTATGGCCGAGACGAAGGCTTAA
- a CDS encoding peroxiredoxin family protein, producing the protein MNLNQLKISLMFSWIAFTLTLGSAEAQMVHKDAEEVKPVALGTIIPNLPLTDSEGKQINTHDLVKQQGSVLVFYRGGWCPYCNKQLSGLAEINEEIVARGYQILAISPDNLENLPKTLDKNQLNYQIYSDSGATLITALGIGFKTPGGAKAYIAANSKGKVTEVLPVPTVLVVDKTGKVIFSHSDANYKERLSNENLLKAL; encoded by the coding sequence ATGAATCTCAATCAACTTAAAATTAGCCTGATGTTTTCTTGGATTGCATTTACCCTCACACTAGGTAGTGCGGAAGCACAAATGGTTCACAAAGATGCCGAAGAGGTAAAGCCTGTTGCTCTAGGGACAATCATTCCAAACTTGCCGCTCACTGATAGCGAGGGCAAGCAAATCAATACACACGACTTGGTGAAGCAGCAAGGTAGCGTGTTGGTGTTCTACCGTGGGGGTTGGTGTCCTTATTGCAACAAACAGCTCTCAGGGTTGGCCGAAATTAACGAAGAGATTGTAGCCCGGGGCTACCAAATACTGGCTATCAGCCCTGATAATCTCGAAAATTTGCCCAAAACCTTAGACAAAAACCAGCTTAACTACCAAATCTACAGCGACTCAGGGGCGACACTGATTACCGCATTAGGCATCGGATTCAAAACCCCCGGAGGCGCTAAAGCATATATTGCCGCCAATAGCAAAGGCAAAGTTACAGAGGTGTTGCCTGTACCTACGGTATTGGTAGTGGATAAAACAGGAAAAGTGATTTTCTCACACAGCGATGCCAATTATAAAGAGCGTCTAAGCAATGAAAATCTGCTAAAAGCTTTATAG
- a CDS encoding ankyrin repeat domain-containing protein: MSAGANWKEMFMAAQNGDEALVNYHLKSGVDPNYQHPEILCTPLVVAAENGHLEIVKLLLGNGAQPELASLFEGTTPLQAARLFGQKHIVTYLTAQGIEC; the protein is encoded by the coding sequence ATGTCAGCTGGAGCTAATTGGAAAGAAATGTTTATGGCCGCCCAAAATGGCGATGAGGCCTTGGTAAACTACCATCTCAAGTCAGGAGTAGACCCCAACTACCAACACCCCGAAATACTGTGTACGCCGCTTGTGGTAGCTGCCGAAAACGGCCACCTTGAAATTGTCAAACTATTGCTGGGCAATGGTGCACAGCCAGAACTAGCCTCTTTGTTTGAGGGGACAACTCCTCTGCAAGCTGCGCGCCTCTTTGGGCAAAAACACATCGTAACTTACCTTACTGCCCAAGGCATTGAGTGTTGA
- a CDS encoding glycosyltransferase family 2 protein → MTTPPLISIITVTYQAESLLERTIESVLAQTYPHIEYLIIDGGSRDGTTDIIRRYAEHLAYWVSEPDKGLYDAMNKGLAAAKGDYVWFINAGDRIFAPDTLSRIFAQAPWAEVYYGDTEYRTLSEEYMGLRSEVTPHRLPPQLSWRSMARGMVVCHQAFIAQRSIAPSYDWHTHPYSADLDWVIQCLKQAQSATHTQQVLAVYLQGGFSRKHLKRSLTDRFKILQKHFGLLPTLWNHLRIALRGAWFIAKRRKGY, encoded by the coding sequence ATGACCACACCGCCCCTTATCTCTATCATCACGGTTACGTACCAAGCCGAAAGCCTACTAGAGCGCACCATCGAAAGTGTGTTGGCACAAACATACCCCCACATCGAGTACCTTATCATCGATGGCGGCTCCCGCGACGGCACCACTGACATCATCCGCCGCTATGCTGAGCACTTGGCCTATTGGGTGAGTGAGCCTGACAAAGGCCTGTACGATGCCATGAACAAAGGCCTTGCCGCCGCCAAAGGCGATTACGTCTGGTTTATCAATGCCGGCGACCGTATCTTCGCCCCCGATACACTCAGCCGCATTTTTGCCCAAGCCCCTTGGGCAGAGGTCTATTATGGCGATACCGAATACCGCACCCTGAGTGAAGAATATATGGGGCTGCGCAGCGAGGTTACCCCACACAGGCTGCCGCCACAACTCAGTTGGCGGAGTATGGCACGGGGCATGGTCGTCTGCCATCAGGCATTTATCGCCCAAAGGAGCATCGCCCCTAGCTACGACTGGCACACCCACCCCTACAGCGCCGACCTCGACTGGGTCATCCAATGCCTAAAACAAGCCCAAAGCGCCACTCACACCCAACAGGTGCTGGCTGTCTACCTACAAGGCGGCTTTTCGAGAAAGCACCTCAAACGCTCCCTCACAGACCGATTCAAGATTTTACAAAAACACTTCGGCCTACTTCCCACGCTCTGGAATCACCTACGCATCGCCCTGCGCGGTGCTTGGTTTATTGCCAAAAGACGAAAAGGGTATTAG
- a CDS encoding SpoIIE family protein phosphatase, which produces MFAALRHRLLNASIRDKLLFSFSIFLLITVLLMAAVLWLEARKDYVLSISERLNTLKIKTQEIDKLEYGFFADETINPAFYQTGASPYLDRHRLLTQEVQDLLIQVSRTPELQEGTLPQDVDSTRHAYNHYEQIFDQLVSLTKQRGFKDFGTEGEMRRAIHELENSPYPFDKGLLLTLRRHEKDFILRKDLQYPKKLAQTLEDLKTQITSIGLEAADKRYAYKLLAIYQEKFTNLVRLEEQIGFSSQSGLRGELAQEAAKIDTLVKRLYGEVAQQTQVLRRRQQITLWGVMVFSMLLIVFFAIYITRLISNPIQRLSSSIRVVVQSKFAEGVDFHHVYSQDEIGRLSKDFNKMLRTVRETLQELEKKSQRLERKQEQTMASLRYAQRMQQAILPERRELQAYFQEVMLIYEPQDVVSGDFYWFKRHNHKSFIAAVDCTGHGVPGAFMSIIGTVLFNQLLSENPLDDPALMLEAMHIEVMAELNQDKYKNNDAMEVCLCMIEELDQTRRQVTFCGAKRPLLVITQNGDMHYLKGVKRAVGGGHIQNERQIYKPYENQTLVLEAGDILYLFSDGILDQPGGQYRQKFGLKRLKQFALDHYTLPLPEQEAKLRACLNEFMGEHAQRDDATIVGIRLR; this is translated from the coding sequence ATGTTTGCTGCCCTCCGGCATCGCTTGCTCAATGCGTCTATCCGTGACAAGCTGCTTTTTTCTTTTTCAATATTCTTACTGATTACGGTCTTGTTGATGGCAGCCGTTTTGTGGTTGGAGGCGCGCAAAGACTATGTGCTCAGTATTAGTGAGCGGCTCAATACTCTCAAAATCAAAACACAAGAGATTGACAAGCTGGAGTATGGCTTTTTTGCTGATGAGACCATCAACCCTGCGTTTTATCAGACCGGCGCCAGTCCATACCTCGACCGACACCGCCTACTGACTCAGGAGGTGCAAGATTTGCTCATACAAGTCTCACGCACCCCTGAGCTACAAGAGGGCACGCTCCCACAGGATGTGGATTCAACCAGGCACGCCTATAACCACTACGAGCAGATTTTTGACCAGTTGGTTAGCCTCACCAAACAACGCGGGTTCAAAGACTTTGGTACCGAAGGCGAAATGCGTCGTGCCATCCACGAACTCGAAAACTCTCCTTACCCCTTCGACAAGGGGCTATTGCTCACCCTGCGTCGCCACGAGAAGGATTTTATCCTGCGAAAAGATTTGCAATACCCCAAAAAACTCGCACAAACACTCGAAGACCTCAAAACACAAATCACCAGTATCGGGCTAGAAGCCGCCGACAAGCGCTACGCTTACAAACTTTTGGCTATTTATCAAGAGAAATTCACCAACCTCGTACGCCTCGAAGAACAGATAGGTTTTAGTTCGCAAAGCGGGCTGCGCGGAGAGTTGGCACAAGAAGCTGCCAAGATTGATACATTGGTCAAACGACTCTATGGAGAGGTTGCCCAACAGACGCAGGTGCTGCGCCGCCGACAACAGATTACACTCTGGGGGGTGATGGTCTTTTCGATGTTGCTGATTGTTTTTTTTGCCATCTATATCACTAGGCTCATCAGCAATCCTATCCAACGCCTTTCTAGTTCTATTCGTGTAGTCGTACAGAGCAAGTTTGCCGAAGGGGTAGACTTTCACCACGTCTACTCACAGGATGAGATTGGGCGGCTTTCCAAGGACTTTAATAAGATGCTGCGCACTGTACGCGAAACACTTCAGGAGCTAGAGAAAAAAAGCCAGCGCTTAGAACGAAAACAAGAACAGACAATGGCCAGCCTGCGCTACGCACAACGCATGCAGCAGGCTATCTTGCCCGAAAGAAGGGAGTTGCAAGCCTATTTCCAAGAAGTAATGCTGATTTATGAGCCACAGGATGTGGTTTCGGGCGACTTCTATTGGTTCAAACGACACAATCACAAAAGCTTTATCGCTGCGGTAGACTGTACCGGTCACGGCGTGCCCGGCGCATTTATGAGTATCATCGGCACGGTGCTCTTCAACCAACTTCTGAGCGAAAATCCGCTCGACGACCCCGCCCTGATGCTCGAAGCCATGCACATTGAAGTAATGGCAGAGCTCAACCAAGACAAATATAAGAACAACGACGCGATGGAAGTCTGCCTTTGTATGATTGAAGAACTAGACCAGACACGCCGACAGGTTACTTTCTGCGGAGCCAAACGCCCCCTGCTTGTCATCACCCAAAACGGAGACATGCATTATCTGAAGGGTGTAAAACGCGCTGTAGGTGGAGGCCATATCCAAAACGAGCGCCAAATTTATAAGCCTTACGAAAACCAAACCCTCGTTTTAGAAGCGGGAGATATTTTGTATCTCTTCAGCGATGGTATTCTTGACCAGCCCGGTGGGCAATATCGACAGAAGTTTGGTCTCAAACGCCTGAAACAGTTTGCGCTAGATCATTACACCCTGCCTTTGCCGGAGCAGGAGGCCAAGCTACGCGCCTGCCTCAATGAGTTTATGGGCGAACACGCCCAACGCGACGATGCGACCATCGTAGGCATACGGCTGCGTTAA
- a CDS encoding PhoH family protein, producing the protein MIEKVIQLENVSLVDFLGVENSNIKEVAAAFPSSKIVSRGNELRIQGSTPEIIKINEIIHSLLQHYHKYGKVTQENVSAFLREEEIKALQEGHQHVLVYGTKGTAIKPKTPNQLTLVETSLTHDLVFALGPAGTGKTYISVALAVRALKNKDVKKIIITRPAVEAGENLGFLPGDLKEKVDPYLRPIYDALDDMIPSEKLKHYLETRIIEIAPLAYMRGRTLHNAFILLDEAQNTTPMQLKMFLTRMGPESKVIVTGDVSQIDLPKRQKSGLVEAMDILRNVQGIGFVELAAVDVVRHKLVKRIINAYDRYEFQKDQTRFDYKPSPEAPTDSEQTSPADNPAPRPDEPQN; encoded by the coding sequence TTGATAGAAAAAGTAATCCAACTAGAAAATGTTTCCCTTGTTGATTTTCTCGGAGTAGAAAACAGCAACATCAAAGAAGTGGCGGCAGCCTTTCCTTCGAGCAAGATTGTTTCGCGTGGCAATGAGTTGCGTATCCAAGGCAGCACCCCCGAAATCATCAAGATCAACGAGATTATCCATTCCTTGCTCCAACATTATCATAAGTACGGCAAAGTAACCCAAGAAAATGTCAGTGCTTTCTTACGCGAGGAGGAAATCAAAGCCTTACAAGAAGGTCATCAACATGTATTGGTATATGGGACTAAAGGAACGGCCATCAAGCCCAAAACACCCAACCAACTGACCTTAGTAGAGACATCACTCACACACGACCTCGTGTTTGCCCTAGGCCCCGCCGGAACAGGCAAAACCTATATCTCAGTAGCCTTGGCTGTGCGAGCGCTCAAGAACAAAGATGTTAAGAAAATTATCATTACCCGACCTGCGGTAGAGGCTGGCGAAAATTTAGGGTTTCTGCCCGGAGATCTTAAAGAAAAAGTAGACCCCTACCTGCGCCCTATTTATGATGCACTCGACGATATGATTCCGAGCGAAAAGCTCAAACACTATCTCGAAACGCGCATCATCGAAATAGCTCCCTTGGCCTATATGCGTGGCCGTACATTACACAATGCGTTTATTTTGTTGGATGAGGCTCAAAACACTACCCCTATGCAGCTCAAGATGTTCTTGACACGGATGGGGCCTGAGTCTAAGGTGATTGTTACGGGGGATGTATCTCAAATTGACTTGCCCAAACGCCAAAAATCTGGATTGGTAGAGGCAATGGATATTCTGAGAAATGTCCAAGGCATTGGCTTTGTCGAGCTAGCTGCCGTTGATGTGGTGCGCCATAAGCTAGTCAAACGCATCATCAATGCCTATGATCGCTATGAGTTTCAAAAAGACCAAACACGGTTTGACTACAAACCCAGCCCCGAAGCTCCTACAGATAGTGAGCAGACCTCGCCTGCCGATAATCCCGCACCCCGCCCCGACGAACCGCAAAACTAG
- the yihA gene encoding ribosome biogenesis GTP-binding protein YihA/YsxC yields the protein MAVSSAKFVISNTDHRKCPSEKLPEFAFIGRSNVGKSSLINAITGHSKLAKTSQRPGKTQLINHFIINEEWFLVDLPGYGFAKVSKEQRHKFTEMISEYLLNREQLQCVFVLIDSRLPPQPIDLEFLQWLGEVQVPFVMVFTKADKQSKNKTASSIALYNRVMRQKWEELPMQFVTSAITQEGCAEILQYIEFINKEIKNNTK from the coding sequence ATGGCCGTAAGTAGCGCAAAATTTGTCATCAGTAATACCGACCATCGAAAGTGCCCCTCCGAAAAACTCCCTGAGTTTGCTTTCATAGGGCGCTCCAACGTAGGAAAGTCCTCACTCATCAACGCCATCACAGGGCATAGCAAGCTAGCTAAAACCTCTCAACGCCCCGGCAAAACACAACTTATCAACCACTTTATCATCAACGAGGAATGGTTTTTGGTCGATTTGCCAGGCTATGGCTTTGCCAAGGTAAGCAAAGAGCAACGGCATAAATTTACCGAAATGATTAGTGAGTATCTGCTCAACCGCGAGCAGTTGCAGTGCGTGTTTGTATTGATTGATTCACGGCTGCCCCCACAGCCTATCGATTTAGAGTTTTTGCAGTGGCTGGGCGAAGTACAAGTACCTTTTGTGATGGTATTTACGAAGGCTGATAAACAATCAAAGAATAAAACAGCATCTAGTATTGCGTTGTATAACAGGGTGATGCGTCAGAAATGGGAAGAACTCCCTATGCAATTCGTAACCTCTGCCATTACCCAAGAAGGTTGTGCCGAAATCCTCCAATATATTGAGTTTATCAACAAAGAGATAAAAAATAACACAAAATAA
- a CDS encoding ATP-dependent Clp protease ATP-binding subunit, with product MEAKFSNRVKEVISLSREEALRLGHDYIGTEHLLLGIIREGEGIAVGLLKKLGVTLDDLRNTIEEATRKTAKGNVKNLANIPLTKQSEKVLRITYLEAKIFKSQLIGTEHLLLSILRDDDSIATQILHQYDINYDTIKDMLDQRTGNQPMNADTDENDEEKSMFGGGTGSPRSSSASSEKSRTPVLDNFGRDLTKLAEANKLDPIVGREKEIERVAQILSRRKKNNPILIGEPGVGKTAIAEGLALRIVQKKVSRVLFGKRVVTLDLASLVAGTKYRGQFEERMKAVMNELEKSPEVILFIDELHTIVGAGGASGSLDASNMFKPALARGEIQCIGATTLDEYRQYIEKDGALARRFQVVMVDATTPEETLEILNNIKDKYQDHHHVNYTDEALAACVKLSDRYISDRFLPDKAIDVLDEAGARVHISNIQVPEEILQLEERIEEIKREKNQVVRNQKYEEAAQLRDKEKRLQQDLEVAKQNWEEETKKKRYTVSEDNVAEVVAMMTGIPTQRIATKEGDKILKMGEALKGKVIGQDEAVLKLVKAIQRTRVGLKDPKKPIGSFVFLGPTGVGKTELAKKLAEYLFDKEDALVRIDMSEYMEKFSVSRLVGAPPGYVGYEEGGQLTEKIRRKPYSVILLDEIEKAHPDVFNILLQVLDDGILTDGLGRRVDFKNTVIIMTSNIGVRDLKDFGAGVGFATQSRQDAEGELMKSTIQSALRKAFSPEFLNRLDDVIVFNSLNREHIHQIIDLMLEKVFARIQTLGYIVTLTEKAKDFLSDKGYDPQYGARPLSRAIQKYLEDPIAEEILKGDIAEGDTIHADYTGEGDQLVLSLSKAKA from the coding sequence ATGGAAGCAAAATTTTCAAACAGAGTGAAGGAAGTTATTTCCTTAAGTCGTGAAGAAGCGCTTCGCTTGGGCCACGACTACATTGGCACAGAACACTTGCTTCTGGGTATCATCAGGGAAGGAGAAGGGATTGCTGTGGGACTGCTCAAAAAGCTGGGCGTTACGCTCGATGACTTGCGTAACACCATCGAAGAGGCTACCCGCAAAACAGCCAAAGGAAATGTCAAAAATTTGGCTAATATCCCCTTAACTAAACAATCTGAAAAGGTACTGAGAATCACTTATTTAGAAGCCAAAATATTCAAAAGTCAGCTCATTGGTACAGAGCATTTGCTGCTGTCTATCCTTAGGGATGATGACAGTATCGCAACACAAATCCTGCATCAGTATGACATCAACTACGATACCATCAAAGATATGCTCGATCAACGCACCGGCAATCAGCCTATGAATGCCGACACAGATGAAAACGACGAAGAAAAATCGATGTTTGGAGGCGGCACCGGCTCTCCTCGTTCTTCTTCGGCCTCTTCCGAAAAATCACGCACCCCAGTGCTCGATAATTTTGGTCGCGATCTCACTAAGTTGGCCGAAGCCAACAAACTTGACCCCATCGTAGGGCGTGAGAAGGAAATTGAGCGTGTGGCCCAAATCTTGAGCCGCCGCAAGAAAAATAACCCTATCTTGATAGGTGAGCCTGGTGTTGGTAAAACAGCTATCGCCGAAGGCTTGGCGCTACGTATCGTTCAGAAAAAAGTATCCCGCGTGCTCTTTGGCAAACGTGTCGTTACGCTTGATCTTGCCTCGCTTGTAGCTGGTACCAAATACCGTGGCCAGTTTGAAGAACGTATGAAGGCTGTGATGAACGAGCTCGAAAAATCACCTGAGGTGATTCTTTTCATCGATGAACTACATACTATTGTAGGCGCTGGTGGAGCTTCAGGCTCTCTCGATGCCTCCAATATGTTCAAGCCTGCGCTGGCTCGCGGCGAAATCCAATGCATTGGCGCTACAACACTCGACGAATACCGCCAATACATCGAGAAAGATGGCGCCTTGGCACGCCGCTTCCAAGTGGTGATGGTAGATGCTACTACGCCTGAAGAAACACTCGAAATTTTGAACAATATCAAAGACAAATACCAAGACCACCACCACGTCAACTATACCGACGAAGCGCTGGCGGCTTGCGTAAAGCTCTCTGATCGCTATATCAGCGACCGCTTCCTGCCTGATAAGGCAATCGACGTACTCGATGAGGCTGGCGCTCGCGTACACATCAGCAATATTCAAGTGCCTGAAGAAATCTTACAGCTCGAAGAACGTATCGAGGAAATCAAGCGTGAGAAAAACCAAGTCGTACGCAACCAAAAGTATGAAGAAGCCGCGCAACTGCGCGACAAGGAAAAACGCCTACAACAAGACCTTGAAGTAGCCAAGCAAAATTGGGAAGAAGAAACCAAGAAGAAGCGTTACACCGTGTCGGAAGATAACGTAGCCGAAGTAGTAGCGATGATGACCGGTATCCCTACCCAACGTATTGCCACCAAAGAGGGGGATAAAATCCTCAAAATGGGAGAAGCCCTTAAAGGCAAGGTTATTGGACAAGATGAAGCAGTGCTCAAGCTGGTTAAAGCCATCCAACGTACTCGCGTGGGCTTGAAAGACCCCAAAAAACCCATCGGCTCCTTTGTATTCCTTGGTCCAACAGGGGTAGGTAAAACAGAATTGGCCAAAAAATTGGCCGAATACCTCTTCGACAAAGAAGATGCTCTAGTACGTATCGATATGAGTGAGTATATGGAGAAGTTCTCCGTATCGCGCCTCGTGGGAGCGCCTCCGGGATACGTAGGTTACGAAGAAGGAGGTCAGCTGACCGAGAAAATCCGCCGCAAGCCCTACAGTGTAATCTTGTTGGATGAAATCGAAAAAGCGCACCCCGACGTGTTCAATATTTTGCTACAAGTACTGGACGACGGCATCTTGACAGATGGCCTAGGTCGCCGTGTAGACTTCAAAAACACGGTCATCATCATGACTTCCAACATCGGAGTACGCGACCTGAAAGACTTCGGTGCAGGGGTAGGTTTTGCCACCCAATCGCGCCAAGATGCCGAAGGTGAGCTAATGAAGAGCACTATCCAGAGTGCCTTGCGCAAGGCCTTCTCGCCAGAGTTCTTGAATCGCTTGGATGATGTGATTGTATTCAACTCACTGAATCGTGAGCACATTCACCAAATCATTGACCTGATGCTCGAAAAAGTGTTTGCCCGCATCCAAACTCTAGGTTATATCGTTACGCTCACCGAGAAAGCCAAAGACTTCCTCTCTGACAAAGGATATGACCCGCAATATGGAGCTCGCCCCTTGTCGCGTGCCATTCAGAAATACCTCGAAGACCCAATCGCCGAGGAAATCTTGAAAGGAGATATTGCTGAAGGCGATACCATTCACGCAGACTATACCGGCGAAGGAGACCAACTGGTACTTTCGCTTTCTAAGGCCAAGGCATAA
- a CDS encoding WbqC family protein, producing MPEKYLIDLQYAPCLAYMAVCMAAPDKVKVDIHEHYQKQSYRNRCYILSSQGIVPLSIPIIKGNSQHKQAMCQVMIDNSQRWQQIHWRSIVTAYRKAPYFEHYADYFTPIYAQQYDLLADFNWALLTTCLQILGASQTPQKSTQYQAQADLPPSEQDLRDLIHPKKGYAPGRQNDTKPYLQVFGKPFEEFVPNLSILDLLFCCGVEARSYLQQNFNKTHLLQQLI from the coding sequence ATGCCTGAAAAGTATTTAATAGACCTACAATACGCCCCCTGCTTGGCCTATATGGCCGTTTGTATGGCTGCCCCCGACAAAGTAAAGGTCGATATTCACGAACACTATCAAAAACAAAGCTACCGCAATCGTTGTTATATCCTTAGTAGCCAAGGTATTGTACCACTCTCCATACCTATCATCAAAGGCAACAGCCAACACAAGCAAGCGATGTGTCAGGTGATGATTGATAATAGCCAGCGTTGGCAACAAATTCATTGGCGAAGCATCGTCACTGCCTACCGCAAAGCTCCTTATTTTGAACATTATGCCGATTATTTCACCCCTATATACGCCCAACAATATGACCTGCTCGCTGATTTTAACTGGGCACTACTGACAACTTGTCTGCAAATACTTGGCGCCAGCCAAACCCCTCAAAAAAGCACACAATATCAGGCTCAGGCAGATTTACCTCCCTCTGAGCAAGACCTACGAGACCTAATACACCCCAAAAAGGGATATGCCCCCGGCAGACAAAATGACACAAAACCTTATCTGCAAGTCTTTGGCAAACCTTTTGAGGAATTTGTACCTAATTTAAGTATACTAGACCTCTTGTTTTGTTGTGGAGTAGAAGCGCGCAGCTACCTGCAACAAAATTTCAACAAAACACACCTTTTGCAGCAATTAATTTGA